A single region of the Candidatus Poribacteria bacterium genome encodes:
- a CDS encoding creatininase family protein, translating into MQKEVRWERMFPDQLEAAFNECPAVYFTYGLCEPHGPQNTVGLDALKAHAIACRAARTHGGIVAPPDYWHIHEHGMYANWAYRSVGEVRSWLTAMPAWQHFKNVCYHVRAADALGFHAAIFLTGHYGPNWQDLKTLLSLIQPHFAMRLYGLPDFEANTPGFDHQGDGGDHAGRVETSLLWALEPDCVDMSRMPATDAQGPHFAMGANAFESDRRIGERMVNDEVEWLGGKVQELLTAYEQLGITERQPVTFEEVEQIWTETVSPALKTFETMKTPEESPPEDSQWFRQCKLPEMS; encoded by the coding sequence ATGCAAAAAGAGGTACGCTGGGAACGGATGTTCCCGGATCAATTAGAAGCCGCATTCAACGAATGTCCCGCTGTCTATTTCACGTATGGACTTTGCGAGCCACATGGACCACAAAATACGGTAGGCTTGGATGCGCTCAAGGCACATGCGATCGCTTGTCGTGCGGCGCGAACCCATGGCGGTATTGTCGCGCCACCCGACTATTGGCATATCCATGAACACGGTATGTATGCGAACTGGGCATATCGGAGTGTTGGTGAAGTCCGCAGTTGGCTCACCGCTATGCCGGCGTGGCAACACTTCAAAAACGTTTGCTATCATGTCCGTGCTGCCGATGCCCTCGGATTCCACGCCGCTATTTTCCTCACAGGGCACTACGGTCCGAATTGGCAGGACCTCAAGACCCTCCTATCTCTAATTCAACCGCACTTCGCTATGCGACTCTACGGACTTCCCGATTTCGAGGCAAACACACCCGGATTTGATCACCAGGGCGACGGTGGAGACCATGCCGGTAGAGTCGAGACCTCACTGCTATGGGCATTGGAACCGGACTGTGTTGATATGTCGCGGATGCCTGCGACGGACGCACAGGGACCGCACTTTGCGATGGGTGCAAATGCCTTTGAATCAGATCGCCGTATCGGTGAACGTATGGTTAACGATGAGGTTGAGTGGCTCGGAGGAAAGGTGCAGGAATTGCTAACGGCTTACGAACAACTGGGCATTACCGAACGCCAGCCTGTAACTTTTGAGGAAGTCGAACAGATATGGACTGAAACCGTATCACCGGCTTTGAAAACCTTTGAGACGATGAAGACGCCAGAAGAATCGCCCCCGGAAGATTCACAATGGTTCCGCCAGTGCAAGCTTCCGGAAATGTCCTAA
- a CDS encoding J domain-containing protein, with protein MWNDNTVSIKNVVSIMQIPNYYQILEVERDATAREIKKAYRKLAKRYHPDKNPERPAFAEKMFREVCNAYNTLQDRKRKLDYDRTLQTIERQQKSHEVYLDRLNRLNQTYAKLELLLQALLHHNYETGVSMYEQLQHHSQEIGKALRIDDFLSYEESRDCEFLVAEAYQKLGFSNGDQDRSYKIEQAMLMYESLLSAEAKRPCFRHFTREVKDRLKFIYLYHFSVEGYDQTHPIPLTKIRELELSKRETAWMYKKIAEFYVEIDRFPEARTVLKMAFELQPRLTGAKKICQTLNMGSLLG; from the coding sequence ATGTGGAATGATAATACTGTATCTATTAAAAATGTCGTGTCCATAATGCAGATTCCAAATTACTATCAAATCTTAGAGGTCGAGCGGGATGCTACCGCTCGCGAAATAAAGAAAGCCTATCGGAAACTCGCAAAACGCTACCATCCCGATAAAAACCCAGAGCGTCCCGCCTTTGCGGAAAAAATGTTCCGCGAAGTCTGTAATGCCTATAACACGCTCCAGGACAGAAAACGGAAATTGGACTATGATCGGACGTTACAGACGATCGAGCGTCAGCAGAAGTCCCATGAAGTCTATCTCGACAGGTTGAATAGACTCAATCAAACCTATGCCAAGTTGGAATTGCTGTTGCAAGCGTTGCTCCATCACAATTATGAAACCGGCGTTTCCATGTATGAGCAACTGCAGCACCACTCTCAGGAGATCGGGAAGGCGTTGCGCATTGACGACTTCCTGAGCTACGAAGAAAGTCGGGATTGCGAATTTCTTGTCGCCGAAGCATACCAGAAACTTGGGTTTTCTAATGGCGACCAAGATCGATCCTACAAAATTGAGCAGGCGATGCTAATGTATGAATCCCTGTTGTCTGCCGAAGCAAAGCGTCCCTGTTTCAGACACTTTACCCGAGAGGTCAAAGACCGTCTCAAGTTCATCTACCTCTACCATTTCAGTGTTGAGGGTTACGACCAAACGCACCCAATTCCATTGACGAAAATCCGTGAATTGGAACTCTCGAAACGCGAGACGGCATGGATGTACAAAAAAATTGCGGAGTTCTACGTTGAGATTGATCGATTCCCGGAGGCACGGACGGTTTTGAAAATGGCATTTGAATTGCAACCCCGCCTTACCGGTGCTAAGAAAATCTGCCAAACACTCAATATGGGTTCGCTTTTGGGGTAA